In a genomic window of Helianthus annuus cultivar XRQ/B chromosome 10, HanXRQr2.0-SUNRISE, whole genome shotgun sequence:
- the LOC110883052 gene encoding uncharacterized protein LOC110883052, with translation MADARNVNDDNDDEIARQEAFNSKVEEVAEGVMQANLPRLAQEVESRVLGVVDAMMTSKIEELKELIEGSKGKSKERRCTYKDFMACHPTTYDGKIDPIECQRWISNIEAVFIRSRCDKEDQVMFATGLLTHQAKDWWDAHSKEVGEDRLQTITWQEFMEPFMRYHCPQSAIDKIQEDFLRLRQKNESVNEISNAFLDKMKFCGELVTTERMKINRFYGVLKAEIREFITPSKCETLDELINLARDREIEIKRQEERGEKRLSEKGASFSPSKKGKFQDQGRKGKSKGGITPCKTCGKLHTGECLLGKKGCFKCGKEGHSSYQCPNNPKTCFNCFEKGHIKSECPKLQQESKKEDKKQEGSRAKGRMFQITSEEAKSQPNVVSCIFLINSIPVYVLFDTGATMSFISSEIVQHPSFKTERMPMPLEVEIADSKVYMLHEISRNCKFTIEDEEFNIDLIPMVLGEFKMIVGMD, from the coding sequence ATGGCTGATGCAAGAAACGttaatgatgataatgatgatgagaTAGCTAGACAAGAAGCATTTAATAGCAAAGTCGAAGAAGTGGCGGAAGGAGTTATGCAAGCTAACCTTCCCCGCTTGGCTCAAGAAGTAGAAAGCCGAGTTTTGGGAGTCGTGGATGCTATGATGACTAGTAAGATCGAGGAATTGAAAGAACTAATCGAGGGGTCTAAGGGCAAAAGCAAAGAACGACGGTGCACATATAAAGATTTTATGGCATGTCATCCGACGACGTATGACGGTAAAATCGATCCAATCGAATGTCAAAGATGGATCTCGAATATAGAGGCGGTGTTCATACGAAGTCGGTGCGATAAGGAAGATCAAGTAATGTTCGCTACCGGTCTACTAACCCATCAggcaaaagattggtgggatgcgcACAGTAAGGAAGTAGGCGAAGATAGACTTCAAACTATAACTTGGCAAGAGTTTATGGAGCCCTTCATGAGATATCATTGTCCTCAGTCGGCTATCGACAAGATTCAGGAGGATTTCTTACGCCTCCGGCAGAAAAATGAGTCGGTAAATGAAATATCAAACGCTTtcttggataagatgaagttctgtggGGAATTGGTAACAACCGAGAGAATGAAGATAAATCGTTTCTATGGCGTGTTAAAGGCAGAAATTAGAGAGTTCATCACTCCTTCAAAATGTGAAACCCTCGATGAGCTCATTAATTTAGCACGGGATAGGGAGATCGAAATTAAGAGGCAAGAAGAACGAGGTGAGAAGAGACTAAGTGAAAAGGGTGCAAGTTTTAGCCCATCTAAAAAGGGGAAGTTTCAGGATCAAGGAAGGAAGGGTAAGTCGAAAGGTGGAATTACTCCATGCAAGACTTGTGGGAAGCTCCATACCGGAGAGTGTTTGTTAGGCAAAAAGGGGTGCTTCAAATGCGGTAAGGAGGGACATTCGTCTTATCAATGCCCGAACAACCCGAAGACTTGTTTCAACTGTttcgaaaaggggcatatcaaatCGGAATGCCCGAAGCTTCAGCAAGAGTCAAAGAAAGaagataagaagcaagagggttCTAGGGCGAAAGGGAGAATGTTTCAAATCACATCTGAAGAAGCAAAATCCCAGCCGAATGTGGTCTCATGTATCTTTCTAATAAACTCCATACCGGTTTATGTTTTATTCGATACTGGAGCCACTATGTCATTTATTTCGAGTGAAATTGTACAACATCCATCATTTAAGACTGAACGAATGCCAATGCCCCTAGAAGTAGAAATAGCCGATAGTAAGGTCTATATGTTACATGAGATTTCTAGAAATTGCAAATTCACCATAGAAGATGAGGAATTCAATATTGACCTTATACCCATGGTTTTGGGGGAATTTAAAatgatagtgggaatggattaG
- the LOC110883053 gene encoding uncharacterized protein LOC110883053, producing the protein MKWEEFIHKFLAKYCPPSEIEQLEVEFFQLKMGNKTYREYVSRFNDISRLVSYLALTEEQLINRFIWGLPSEMRVFIKSKSPKTFPETVEAGAVMAAEMILRQAESPAPKRKREERKGDTQNNNFKRPKTFPQCQNCKRFHTGECRFPCPNCKKTGHALQECKEKKCFKCGDPNHMRSECPELKRNDRTQPNQPKGRAFVLTTEEAKTNTDVITGTYLVNDVYARVLFDTGANRSLVSTTFRPYLNQASQTLDHAFTVEMADGSQREIVGIVKNCKISLNNHVIPIDLMPMELGEFDIVIGMDWLIPYHAEVICDKRIVRLRLPNGKQLTVSGDRTDKTKNLITIAQAHKCLRKGYVAFLAYVVNTTEKQKVEDVPIVREYPEVFPDELPGLPSDRQVELRIDLVPGKANIVADALSRKEKPQPIRIRATRIEVKTSLLDQVKNIQQEALKENHIVKERMIGRLKQLAMGNDNILRFNNRIWVPNFGRLQDTILEKAHKSKKRLVDEAQQIPLEDVQVDDKLNFIEEPLQIEDRKVKKLRKKEIPLVKVKWNARHGPNFTWELENIMKDKYPHLFK; encoded by the exons ATGAAGTGGGAGGAGTTTATTCATAAGTTTCTTGCTAAGTATTGTCCTCCCAGTGAGATTGAGCAACTGGAAGTGGAATTCTTTCAGctaaaaatgggaaataaaacctaTCGAGAGTATGTTTCTCGTTTCAATGACATATCTCGACTGGTTTCTTATTTAGCATTGACTGAGGAACAACTTATCAATAGGTTTATTTGGGGTCTACCCTCTGAAATGAGGGTGTTTATCAAATCCAAATCCCCCAAGACTTTTCCCGAAACTGTTGAGGCTGGCGCCGTCATGGCTGCCGAGATGATTCTGCGGCAGGCTGAATCTCCCGCACCAAAAAGGAAGCGGGAAGAAAGAAAGGGGGACACCCAGAATAACAACTTTAAAAGGCCTAAAACATTTCCTCAATGTCAAAATTGCAAACGCTTTCATACAGGGGAATGTCGTTTTCCTTGTCCAAATTGTAAAAAGACGGGTCATGCTCTTCAAGAATGCAAGGAAAAGaagtgtttcaaatgtggagacccTAACCACATGAGATCTGAATGTCCCGAACTTAAAAGAAATGATAGGACACAACCAAATCAGCCAAAAGGGCGGGCATTTGTACTCACCACGGAAGAAGCCAAGACCAATACAGACGTTATCACGGGTACGTATctcgtaaatgatgtatatgcgcgtgtgttatttgataccggtgcaaATAGAAGTCTAGTGTCGACTACCTTTAGACCTTACTTGAACCAGGCGTCCCAAACCCTAGATCATGCCTTTACAGTAGAAATGGCTGATGGAAGTCAAAGAGAGATAGTTGGCATAGTTAAGAATTGTAAAATAAGCTTAAACAACCATGTTATCCCTATAGACCTAATGCCTATGGAACTTGGAGAATTTGACATAGTCATAGGAATGGACTGGTTGATACCATATCATGCGGAAGTTATATGTGACAAAAGGATCGTCCGACTCCGATTACCCAACGGCAAACAACTAACTGTATCGGGAGACCGCACTGACAAGACTAAGAACCTCATCACGATAGCACAAGCACATAAATGCCTAAGGAAAGGGTATGTTGCCTTTCTAGCATATGTCGTAAACACTACAGAAAAGCAGAAGGTCGAGGACGTGCCAATAGTACGAGAATACCCCGAAGTGTTTCCTGATGAGCTCCCGGGACTACCATCGGATAGACAGGTTGAGTTACGCATTGACCTAGTTCCCG gtaaggcaaaCATAGTAGCAGATGCTCTAAGTAGAAAAGAGAAACCTCAACCAATAAGAATTCGTGCAACCAGAATAGAGGTTAAAACTAGTCTCTTAGATCAAGTTAAGAATATACAACAAGAAGCCTTAAAAGAGAATCATATTGTAAAAGAAAGAATGATCGGGAGACTGAAGCAATTAGCAATGGGAAATGATAATATCCTTAGGTTCAACaataggatatgggttcctaattTTGGAAGACTGCAGGATACAATCTTAGAgaaagctcataagtctaa GAAGCGCCTAGTGGACGAAGCCCAACAAATACCCCTGGAAGACGTACAGGTTGACGACAAACTCAACTTCATTGAAGAACCACTACAAATCGAAGATAGGAAGGTTAAAAAGTTACGCAAGAAGGAAATCCcgttagtcaaagtcaagtggaacgcACGTCATGGACCCAACTTTACATGGGAACTAGAAAACATAATGAAAGATAAGTACCCTCATCTTTTTAAGTAa